Below is a genomic region from Primulina eburnea isolate SZY01 chromosome 9, ASM2296580v1, whole genome shotgun sequence.
ccttgtgcacatcaatcaagGCTTTCTCGGTGGCCAAGAATGGTCTTCCAAAGATAAGCGAAGTTTCCTGATCTACTTCCATATCTAAAATGACAAAATCGGCAGGAAATATGAATTTGTATACCTTTACCAGCACATCCTCTACTATCCCTCGTGGATAAGTAAGTGATCTGTCCGCCAGCTGCAAagtaatagtgctaggctttACCTCACCAAGCtccaaagtcctgtaaatagaaaaacgcattaaattaatactggcacctaaatcacataaagctctatttactctagaaccaccaataacacaaagaatagtaaaactccctggatctttgagtttttGTGGTAGCTTCCTTTGGAGTATGGCACTGCACTCTTCGGTTAGCTTCACaatttcaaattcttgaagtttccTCTTCTTGGACATCACATCCTTGATGAACTTAGCATAATTGGGAATTTGCTCCAATGCAACGGCAATGGGATGTTAATGTGTATTTTCTTGAAGATTTCCAGGAACTTCGCAAACTGATCATCCAACCCTTTCTTCTTGAACCTCTGTGGATATGGAAGATTTACCTTAGGTAAAGGTTGCTGCTCAATCACTTTCTTAGGTTCCTCCACTTTCTCTTCTCCAATACTTGCACCCTTTCcatcattttcctcaacaaGAATATCTACACTCACTTCAGTAGGCTCTGGGCTTCCGATTTTTTTGCCACTCCTCAATGTGACAGCTTTGTATTGCTCCCTAGGATTCACCTCTTTATTGCTTGGGAACTGTCCTTTATTCTGATCTTTCAAAGCATTTGCTAGTTGCCCAATCTGTGTTTCCAAGGATTTCATCGTGGCACCCATATTGCCCATGTGTGTCTCAATGTTATCAAGACGAGACTCAGTTCTCGACATTCTCTTCCCAGACTCAGTCACAAACGTACCAACTAGATATTCAAAAGATGGCTTTCCTTCCCCTTTCTGTGTATtaaaccccggtggaggattcaacacgttCTTGTTGTTCGCATAAGTGAAATTCTCGTGATTCCTCAAACCtagatgataagtattagggggaggatAACCTCGATAACCTCCAAAACCACGATTGTTGATGTACTGAGCTTCCTCCACAACTGGCTCTTCTTCGGCAGTCACCAGTGCTACTTCAGACGTAGCTTGGCATGCTTTGTTCATTGTTGCAATCTGTGTGGTCAATGCCGAAACTTGTGCAGTAAGTGATGCGATCGGGTCTACGACATACACTCCAGCAGGTTTCCTCGATCCAGATCTCTCACTCGGATACTGATAattgttaatggtcatctgttcaagcaaatcataggcCTCATCAGGTGTTTTAGAAAAAATAGTACCT
It encodes:
- the LOC140840696 gene encoding uncharacterized protein, which codes for MCWLRHFGWKPKAGERDIFLSADKSRGTIAANNFELKPAVINMVQQNQFGEAATADPHLHLRTFLEITDTIKINGVSDEVIRLRLFLFSLRDQARSLLQSLPLGSITTWADLVTKFLSKQRELEVLYEAWERYKELLRKCPNHGYTDWVQIELFYNSLDGPTRGNVDAAAGGTIFSKTPDEAYDLLEQMTINNYQYPSERSGSRKPAGVYVVDPIASLTAQVSALTTQIATMNKACQATSEVALVTAEEEPVVEEAQYINNRGFGGYRGYPPPNTYHLGLRNHENFTYANNKNVLNPPPGFNTQKGEGKPSFEYLVGTFVTESGKRMSRTESRLDNIETHMGNMGATMKSLETQIGQLANALKDQNKGQFPSNKEVNPREQYKAVTLRSGKKIGSPEPTEVSVDILVEENDGKGASIGEEKVEEPKKVIEQQPLPKVNLPYPQRFKKKGLDDQFAKFLEIFKKIHINIPLPLHWSKFPIMLSSSRMTLELGEVKPSTITLQLADRSLTYPRGIVEDVLVKVYKFIFPADFVILDMEVDQETSLIFGRPFLATEKALIDVHKGKLTLRVGGDEVVFNIYNTIKGPNEEG